The Arachis hypogaea cultivar Tifrunner chromosome 16, arahy.Tifrunner.gnm2.J5K5, whole genome shotgun sequence genome contains a region encoding:
- the LOC112757666 gene encoding uncharacterized protein — protein MHVKIVRRSCLLGGPWLIEGHYVAVKPWDIDFRPCEQSFGSTLVWVRISGLPIWCYQEQAMMRIASAIGVSIKVDLATKLAERGRYARVCVQINLGLPVIKHIIVEGVTYVVEYESLNLICNSCARYGHDMAQCLGRDSREGKSADSDATKPQDGTKAVPHPETKIHNSNEVEPNVVGGVTGENPASNLQEDLEANNLEGNNVKEACRHDEPGWEQIVRKGKTKLGQKQYNKVQTGIQSRTDSGRVIRPTIHFSHTNGSSSYRARVGSRVKVGHSASRVGETSISSTRHTPVPCGSSLRKQPRPGSLQSSPVEKNGGTVVEASSCLPATVKEGVTVAVPLEKEGALPAVTASVGGIKEIFHGDPANLMVTGVTSAGQASGVHCKWVDAFDQCVTIEVQVNNVIWRCSGIYDSPQFNTRVLLWDYLVTQSSSFCGPWIVLGRPQPKKNRPFRFIAAWATHPGYRDIVNQSWQAGYREMHGKLSELQKNSLKFNSKVFGNIFIRKCKLERQINFLQKRLEVMEDLSMRQKEKHLIEEFNNTLVQEKLLWFQKSRE, from the exons ATGCATGTGAAGATCGTGAGAAGGTCATGCTTGCTTGGTGGCCCGTGGTTGATTGAGGGGCACTATGTTGCTGTAAAACCGTGGGATATAGATTTTCGGCCATGTGAGCAATCCTTCGGGTCTACGCTTGTATGGGTTCGGATTTCGGGACTCCCAATCTGGTGCTATCAGGAACAGGCCATGAtgcgtattgcttctgcaataggaGTTTCCATCAAAGTGGACTTAGCCACTAAGTTGGCTGAGAGAGGACGATATGCCCGAGTATGTGTTCAAATAAATTTAGGACTGCCAGTGATCAAGCATATCATTGTGGAAGGCGTAACTTATGTAGTGGAGtatgaaagtttaaatttaatttgtaactCTTGTGCACGTTATGGTCACGATATGGCACAGTGCTTGGGTAGAGACTCTAGGGAAGGAAAGAGTGCTGATTCCGATGCCACCAAGCCACAGGACGGTACAAAGGCAGTGCCACATCCTGAGACCAAAATTCACAATTCAAATGAAGTAGAACCTAATGTGGTAGGTGGCGTTACTGGCGAGAATCCTGCATCGAATTTGCAAGAGGATTTGGAGGCTAATAATTTGGAAGGAAATAATGTTAAGGAGGCTTGCAGGCATGATGAACCAGGCTGGGAGCAAATTGTGAGGAAAGGTAAAACCAAGCTGGGTCAGAAGCAATATAACAAGGTCCAAACAGGCATTCAATCCAGAACCGATTCGGGTAGAGTAATCAGGCCCACCATTCACTTCTCTCACACGAATGGATCCAGCTCCTATCGCGCTAGGGTCGGGTCACGAGTCAAGGTCGGACACAGCGCTTCCCGTGTTGGTGAGACGTCGATCTCCTCAACCCGACACACCCCAGTGCCTTGCGGGTCCTCTCTCCGGAAACAACCAAGGCCGGGGTCCCTACAGAGCTCGCCAGTTGAGAAGAATGGAGGCACGGTGGTGGAAGCATCGTCATGTCTTCCTGCAACCGTGAAGGAGGGTGTTACCGTGGCGGTTCCATTGGAGAAGGAAGGCGCATTGCCGGCTGTTACTGCGTCGGTAGGCGGGATTAAGGAGATATTCCATGGAGATCCGGCAAACTTGATGGTCACGGGAGTCACTTCCGCTGGGCAAGCCTCG GGTGTTCACTGCAAATGGGTTGATGCTTTCGATCAGTGTGTTACAATTGAGGTTCAGGTAAATAATGTGATTTGGAGGTGCAGTGGTATCTATGATAGTCCTCAATTTAATACCAGAGTTCTGCTATGGGATTATCTTGTTACTCAGTCTTCATCTTTCTGCGGGCcatggattgttcttg GTCGTCCCCAACCGAAAAAGAATAGACCTTTTCGGTTTATTGCAGCTTGGGCAACTCATCCGGGGTACAGagatattgtgaaccagtcatggcAGGCTGGCTATAGAGAGATGCATGGCAAGCTTTCAGAACTGCAGAAGAACTCTTTGAAGTTTAATTCTAAAGTGTTCGGCAACATTTTCATTAGGAAATGCAAATTGGAGAGACAGATTAATTTCCTTCAGAAGCGACTTGAAGTAATGGAAGATTTGTCTATGCGGCAAAAAGAAAAACATCtgattgaggaatttaataacacGCTTGTGCAGGAGAAACTTCTATGGTTTCAAAAATCCAGAGAGTAG